CTTACATTGGAATCATCAGCAGATTTGAGGGCACCTAACATTAAGGGGACACACAAGAGATCACCAGCTCTCCTCGTGTTTGATGTAATGTACTAAATGCTGCAAAATGTTTTTCGTACAATGACTTCAGCTCATATTTTGATGTTTTTAGGTAATGAAACTACAGTGAAACCACCCCAAACAATCAAGGTCTACACACTGAGACTAAAGTTTCTAAATGAATTTAAACAGTATATGAACAGCTGGTGGGTGACGAAGCTTGTGCCCTCCATCTATACCGTGGTTTTCCTCGTGTCTCTTCCTCTCAATATAATGGCGATCATCGTGTTTTTGGTGAAGGTGAAGGTGAAGAAGCCGGCAGTGGTGTATCTGCTGAACCTAGCCGCTGCTGATGTTCTCTTTGTTAGTATTCTTCCTTTCCACATCGTGTACCGATTCTCAGGAAATAACTGGCTGATTGGGGAAGGGATGTGCCGATTTATCACTGCCGCATTTTCCTGTAACATGCGTGGATGCATCCTGCTGATGACAAGTATGAGTGTGGACCGGTTCCTGGCTCTGGTCTACCCGGTCCAGTCCCTTCCCTGGCGCACAGTGAGACGAGCCTGGCTGGTGTGTTGCTGCATCTGGGCGATATCGATGGCCAGCACCGTGCCG
This window of the Aquarana catesbeiana isolate 2022-GZ linkage group LG01, ASM4218655v1, whole genome shotgun sequence genome carries:
- the LOC141127275 gene encoding proteinase-activated receptor 1-like, with protein sequence MFLGNETTVKPPQTIKVYTLRLKFLNEFKQYMNSWWVTKLVPSIYTVVFLVSLPLNIMAIIVFLVKVKVKKPAVVYLLNLAAADVLFVSILPFHIVYRFSGNNWLIGEGMCRFITAAFSCNMRGCILLMTSMSVDRFLALVYPVQSLPWRTVRRAWLVCCCIWAISMASTVPILIVQQTRQFPSLNITTCYDVQDVKVAEKSQIFVYFPIYMALLYLLPLTITTFCYIKIIHTLSAPSMGGAQKRSRAIFLTVVVLGVFVLCFGPANVIWFMFFLQVSNDSGNVLYVIYIISVSVSSISCCLDPLIYYFASSQWQRHIYTLLGCKRGHTPLENPTNETLETT